Proteins from one Bacteroides zhangwenhongii genomic window:
- a CDS encoding aldo/keto reductase, with amino-acid sequence MENSLNYQPVADRYERMPYKYCGKSGLQLPLISLGLWHNFGSVDSFEVATDMIKFAFDHGITHFDLANNYGPVPGSAESNFGRILQENFRGYRDEMIISSKAGHEMWAGPYGGNSSRKNLMASIDQSLRRTGLEYFDIFYSHRYDGVTPIEETVRTLIDIVKQGKALYIGISKYPPEQARIAYEMMAKAGVPCLISQYRYSMFDRAVEAESLPLAAEYGSGFIAFSPLAQGLLTDKYLNGIPEGSRAARSSGFLQRSQVTPEKVEAARQLNEIARRRGQTLAEMALAWVLKDERMTSVIVGASSVKQLADNLKTLEHLEFAEEELQEIERIL; translated from the coding sequence ATGGAAAATTCTCTCAATTATCAGCCTGTTGCCGACCGTTACGAACGGATGCCTTATAAATATTGCGGCAAAAGTGGTCTGCAACTTCCTCTTATCTCTTTGGGATTGTGGCATAATTTCGGCAGTGTGGACAGTTTCGAGGTAGCGACCGACATGATTAAGTTTGCTTTTGATCATGGAATCACTCATTTTGATTTGGCAAACAATTACGGTCCTGTTCCCGGAAGTGCGGAATCCAATTTCGGCAGGATTCTGCAAGAGAACTTTCGTGGTTATCGGGATGAGATGATTATCTCTTCCAAGGCCGGACATGAAATGTGGGCGGGACCTTATGGCGGCAACAGCTCCCGTAAAAATCTGATGGCGAGCATTGACCAAAGTCTCCGTCGGACAGGTTTGGAGTATTTTGACATCTTTTATAGTCACCGTTATGACGGAGTGACTCCGATAGAAGAAACCGTCCGGACATTGATTGACATTGTGAAGCAAGGGAAAGCGCTGTATATAGGAATCTCTAAATATCCCCCCGAACAAGCCCGTATCGCCTATGAGATGATGGCAAAAGCCGGTGTCCCTTGTCTTATCAGCCAATACCGGTATAGTATGTTCGACCGTGCGGTGGAGGCTGAATCACTTCCTTTGGCGGCGGAATATGGTTCTGGTTTCATCGCTTTTTCTCCTTTGGCGCAAGGATTGTTGACAGATAAATACCTGAACGGCATTCCGGAAGGTTCCCGTGCTGCACGTTCTTCCGGCTTCCTCCAGCGTTCGCAAGTAACTCCCGAAAAAGTAGAAGCCGCCCGGCAATTGAATGAGATTGCCCGTCGTCGTGGACAGACTTTGGCGGAAATGGCTTTGGCATGGGTACTGAAAGATGAACGAATGACATCGGTGATTGTAGGAGCAAGTTCCGTAAAGCAGTTGGCGGACAATCTGAAAACATTGGAGCATTTGGAGTTTGCAGAAGAAGAACTGCAAGAGATTGAACGAATATTATAA
- a CDS encoding SGNH/GDSL hydrolase family protein encodes MEIIKNYLKYSLWFVLIVFAALLGLHWLPAITIDGHTMRRVDLLSDLRYPEPESVAADSDSIPLPPVIKPVFVDTCRAGMTCIEDYSDSTHRGMAPFYEALNRLSSGSEDDNLVRIAVFGDSFIEADIFTADLREMLQKRFGGCGVGFVTITSMTSGYRPTVRHTFGGWSSHAVTDSVYFDRKKQGISGHYFVPRSGAYVELRGQDKYASLLDTCQRASIFFYNKDSLHLSARVNKGESRNYSLSPSGGLQEVRVDGRIGSIRWTVDRADSTLFYGLAMDGKQGIILDNFSLRGSSGLSLRGIPQQMLKQFNRQRPYDLIILEYGLNVATERGRNYDNYQKGLLTAIEHLKTCFPQAGILLLSVGDRDYKNENGDLRTMPGVKNLIRYQQNIAAESGIAFWNMFEAMGGEGSMAKLVHAKPSMANYDYTHINFRGGKHLAGLLYETLIYGKEQYDRRRAYEKE; translated from the coding sequence ATGGAGATAATAAAGAACTATTTGAAATATTCGTTGTGGTTTGTATTGATTGTCTTTGCAGCCTTATTGGGGCTTCATTGGCTTCCGGCCATTACCATCGACGGACATACGATGCGTCGCGTGGATTTGTTGAGCGACCTTCGTTATCCGGAACCGGAGTCTGTTGCTGCCGATTCGGACAGTATACCCTTGCCACCTGTGATAAAACCGGTTTTTGTAGATACCTGCCGTGCCGGAATGACTTGCATTGAAGATTACAGTGATTCCACTCATCGGGGCATGGCTCCTTTTTATGAAGCTCTCAATCGCCTTTCTTCCGGTTCCGAAGACGACAATCTGGTACGTATAGCTGTATTCGGCGACTCCTTTATAGAAGCTGATATCTTTACGGCCGATCTCCGCGAAATGCTTCAAAAACGGTTTGGAGGGTGCGGTGTCGGTTTCGTGACCATCACCTCCATGACAAGCGGTTACCGTCCTACGGTGCGGCATACATTTGGCGGATGGTCCAGCCATGCGGTGACGGACAGTGTCTATTTCGACAGGAAGAAGCAGGGGATTTCCGGACATTATTTCGTTCCCCGGAGTGGCGCATACGTGGAACTGCGTGGACAAGACAAATACGCTTCGTTGCTTGATACCTGTCAGCGTGCTTCCATCTTCTTTTACAATAAAGACTCCCTTCATCTTTCCGCCCGTGTGAACAAAGGAGAAAGCCGTAACTATTCGCTGTCCCCTTCGGGCGGTTTACAGGAAGTGCGGGTGGACGGACGCATCGGTTCCATACGTTGGACGGTGGACCGTGCCGACTCTACGCTCTTTTATGGATTGGCGATGGATGGAAAGCAAGGAATAATTCTCGATAACTTCTCGCTGCGCGGCAGTTCCGGACTTTCCCTGCGCGGCATTCCGCAGCAAATGTTGAAACAGTTTAACCGCCAGCGTCCTTACGACCTGATTATTCTTGAATATGGATTGAATGTCGCAACGGAACGCGGACGCAATTACGATAATTACCAGAAAGGGCTGCTGACAGCTATCGAACATCTCAAAACGTGTTTCCCGCAGGCGGGAATCCTGTTGTTGAGCGTGGGCGACCGTGATTACAAGAACGAAAACGGCGACCTCCGCACCATGCCGGGAGTCAAGAACCTGATTCGTTATCAGCAGAATATTGCCGCCGAAAGCGGTATCGCATTCTGGAATATGTTCGAGGCTATGGGAGGAGAAGGGAGTATGGCAAAACTTGTCCATGCCAAACCGTCTATGGCAAACTATGATTATACACATATCAACTTCCGTGGCGGCAAACATTTGGCGGGACTTCTCTATGAGACATTGATATATGGCAAAGAACAATACGACAGGAGGCGTGCTTATGAGAAAGAATAG
- a CDS encoding Cof-type HAD-IIB family hydrolase, producing MIIAVDFDGTIARSNYPVILGEQPYAGEVLRKLHEQGHKIIIWTCRTGDRLLEAINWLLEHRIPFSRINDHDPENVAKYGGEGGKKIYAHCYIDDKNIGGFPGWLRCLEEIERMEAEYQSSQVK from the coding sequence ATGATAATAGCTGTAGATTTTGACGGGACGATTGCACGGAGCAATTATCCCGTTATCCTCGGAGAACAGCCTTATGCGGGAGAAGTTCTAAGAAAGCTGCATGAACAGGGACACAAGATTATCATCTGGACGTGCCGCACGGGTGATCGGCTGCTGGAGGCCATCAACTGGCTGTTGGAACACCGTATCCCCTTTTCCCGCATCAACGACCATGATCCTGAGAATGTCGCCAAATATGGCGGCGAAGGGGGAAAGAAGATATACGCTCACTGTTACATCGACGACAAGAATATCGGTGGCTTCCCCGGATGGTTGCGGTGCCTGGAAGAAATCGAGCGCATGGAGGCTGAATACCAATCCTCACAAGTGAAATAA
- a CDS encoding DNA repair protein RadA family protein, translated as MGRAKSVSELLATKVETFPFKGEWYDAFGEPERKGVWLVWGNSGNGKTTFVVQLCKYLCQFERVIYDSLEEGAGLTMKNTLVRCGMLEVNRRFLLLDNEPMDELSERLLRRKSPGIVVIDSFQYTQMNYKQYIVFKEKHKDKLIIFVSHADGKLPSGRSARSVMYDASQKIYVEGYRAFSKGRFNGPKMRIDAWPEEAARYWGEVF; from the coding sequence ATGGGCAGAGCCAAGTCGGTGAGTGAGTTGCTTGCCACGAAAGTGGAAACTTTTCCCTTCAAGGGCGAATGGTACGATGCTTTCGGAGAACCGGAACGTAAAGGCGTCTGGCTTGTGTGGGGGAATTCCGGTAATGGAAAGACAACCTTCGTCGTTCAGCTCTGTAAATATCTCTGTCAGTTTGAACGGGTGATATACGACAGCCTGGAGGAAGGTGCCGGTCTGACGATGAAGAATACACTGGTGCGCTGTGGAATGCTGGAGGTAAACCGTCGTTTTCTTCTTCTGGACAACGAGCCGATGGATGAATTGAGCGAACGGCTTCTACGACGGAAGTCTCCGGGAATAGTTGTTATCGACAGTTTCCAATATACACAGATGAACTATAAACAGTATATAGTCTTCAAGGAGAAGCACAAGGATAAGCTGATTATTTTCGTCAGTCATGCGGATGGAAAGCTCCCATCCGGTCGGAGTGCCCGCAGTGTGATGTATGACGCTTCACAAAAAATATATGTGGAAGGGTACAGGGCCTTCAGTAAAGGGAGGTTCAACGGACCGAAGATGCGGATTGACGCATGGCCGGAGGAAGCGGCTAGATATTGGGGAGAAGTTTTCTGA
- a CDS encoding MBOAT family O-acyltransferase, translating into MFPIDIDFSRLKEVFTYDPQAPMIFSSGIFLWLFAAFMVVYVLLQHKYTARILFVTLFSYYFYYKSSGTYFFLLAIVTVCDFLLAQLMYRTEGYWKRKGLVTLSLGVNLGLLAYFKYTNFLGGVIASLMGGEFTALDIFLPVGISFFTFQSLSYTIDVYRKEIQPLTSLLDYAFYVSFFPQLVAGPIVRARDFIPQIRKPLFVSQEMFGRGIFLILSGLFKKAIISDYISINFVERIFENPTLYSGVENLMGVYGYALQIYCDFSGYSDMAIGIALLLGFHFNLNFNSPYKSASITEFWRRWHISLSSWLKDYLYISLGGNRKGKIRQYLNLIITMFLGGLWHGASWNFVLWGTFHGVALAMHKIWMTITGRRKGEQSYGWRRVFGIIITFHFVCFCWIFFRNADFQNSMDMLGQIFTTFRPQLFPQLLEGYWKVFALMLLGFLLHFAPDSWENAVCRGVIRLPFAGKAVLMVALIYLVIQMKSSEIQPFIYFQF; encoded by the coding sequence ATGTTTCCCATTGATATAGATTTCAGTAGATTAAAAGAGGTGTTTACCTACGATCCGCAGGCACCGATGATATTCAGTAGTGGTATCTTTCTTTGGCTGTTTGCCGCTTTTATGGTGGTGTACGTATTGTTGCAACATAAATATACAGCCCGTATCTTGTTTGTCACCCTTTTTTCTTATTACTTCTACTATAAAAGTAGCGGTACTTACTTTTTCCTGCTTGCCATTGTCACGGTTTGCGACTTTCTGTTGGCGCAACTGATGTACCGCACCGAAGGATATTGGAAACGCAAAGGGCTGGTCACCTTGAGTCTGGGTGTCAACTTGGGACTTCTGGCTTACTTTAAATATACCAATTTCTTGGGAGGTGTCATCGCGTCCCTGATGGGGGGAGAGTTCACGGCCCTTGATATATTCCTGCCGGTCGGTATCTCTTTCTTCACGTTCCAGTCGCTGAGCTATACCATCGACGTCTACCGGAAAGAAATCCAGCCGCTGACGAGTCTGCTCGATTATGCCTTTTACGTATCATTCTTCCCGCAGTTGGTGGCAGGTCCTATTGTCCGTGCCCGCGATTTTATTCCGCAAATCAGGAAACCTCTTTTTGTCTCGCAGGAGATGTTCGGACGGGGTATCTTTCTGATTCTTTCCGGCCTGTTCAAGAAAGCCATTATTTCCGATTATATCAGTATTAACTTCGTAGAGCGTATTTTTGAAAATCCGACGCTCTATTCGGGTGTTGAGAATCTGATGGGAGTGTACGGCTATGCCTTGCAGATTTATTGCGACTTTTCCGGATATAGTGATATGGCTATCGGCATCGCACTGTTATTGGGCTTCCACTTCAACCTTAACTTTAATTCTCCTTACAAGTCGGCCTCCATCACCGAATTCTGGCGTCGTTGGCATATCTCTTTGTCCAGTTGGCTGAAAGATTACTTATACATCTCTTTGGGTGGAAACCGGAAAGGGAAGATCCGGCAATATCTGAACCTTATTATTACCATGTTTTTGGGAGGGTTGTGGCATGGAGCTTCCTGGAATTTTGTTCTTTGGGGCACATTTCACGGTGTTGCACTGGCGATGCATAAAATTTGGATGACGATAACCGGACGGAGGAAAGGAGAACAAAGTTACGGTTGGCGACGTGTGTTTGGCATTATCATTACCTTCCACTTTGTCTGTTTCTGCTGGATATTCTTCCGTAACGCCGATTTTCAGAATTCGATGGATATGCTGGGGCAGATATTTACGACTTTCCGTCCCCAACTGTTCCCTCAGTTACTTGAAGGCTATTGGAAAGTATTCGCGCTAATGCTGCTTGGCTTCCTGCTTCATTTTGCTCCCGATAGCTGGGAAAATGCAGTTTGCCGGGGAGTGATTCGCCTGCCGTTCGCAGGCAAAGCTGTGTTGATGGTGGCTTTGATTTATCTTGTTATTCAAATGAAGAGTTCGGAAATACAACCGTTCATTTATTTTCAGTTCTAA
- a CDS encoding SGNH/GDSL hydrolase family protein, with protein MRKNSLLSFFVLVLAGILFAPCSLSRMMAQDRIPVCPPLNKVQKGVKPLREMIWANDTIPVQTSFPSAFRETGRNEIIDSIALLTPVLERLRQVRAGLSEDTVRIVHIGDSHIRGHIYPQTTGMRLAETFGAVSYIDKGVNGATCLTFTHPDRIAEIAALKPELLILSFGTNESHNRRYNSNVHYNQMDELVRLLRAALPDVPILLTTPPGSYESFRQRRRRRTYAVNPRTATAVETIRRYAGDHRLLVWDMYEVVGGKKRACKNWTEAKLMRPDHVHYLPEGYILQGNLLYQALIKAYNDYVSH; from the coding sequence ATGAGAAAGAATAGTCTGTTGTCCTTCTTTGTGCTTGTTCTGGCAGGCATTTTGTTTGCTCCTTGTTCTCTTTCGAGGATGATGGCGCAAGACCGTATCCCCGTTTGTCCTCCATTGAACAAGGTGCAGAAAGGCGTCAAACCTTTGCGGGAAATGATTTGGGCGAATGATACCATCCCTGTGCAGACTTCCTTCCCGTCCGCTTTCCGTGAAACCGGGCGAAATGAAATTATCGACAGTATTGCCCTGCTGACACCTGTGCTCGAACGACTCCGTCAAGTACGTGCGGGACTGTCCGAAGATACGGTGCGTATCGTACATATTGGCGACAGCCATATTCGGGGGCATATCTATCCTCAAACCACCGGTATGCGGCTGGCCGAAACCTTCGGTGCTGTTTCCTATATAGATAAAGGAGTGAACGGCGCCACTTGCCTTACTTTCACCCATCCCGACCGCATCGCCGAGATAGCGGCGCTCAAACCCGAATTGCTGATTCTCTCTTTCGGAACCAATGAGAGTCATAACCGGCGTTACAATAGTAATGTGCATTACAACCAGATGGATGAACTTGTCAGACTCCTGCGTGCCGCACTCCCTGATGTGCCTATCCTGCTGACTACTCCGCCCGGTTCGTATGAAAGTTTCCGTCAAAGAAGGCGGAGACGTACGTATGCCGTCAATCCCCGCACGGCGACTGCGGTGGAAACCATTCGCCGCTATGCCGGAGACCATCGTCTGCTGGTGTGGGATATGTATGAGGTAGTCGGCGGCAAAAAACGTGCCTGTAAGAACTGGACGGAAGCGAAGCTGATGCGTCCCGATCATGTGCATTATCTTCCCGAAGGATATATCCTGCAAGGAAATTTATTATACCAAGCCCTTATCAAAGCATACAACGATTATGTTTCCCATTGA
- a CDS encoding AAA family ATPase, translating to MKDLSIEDKNAIRDALSAYCDNYLSRNRAAESLNGVSAATVSTILNSKYVSISDDMFIRIATQIGFSFEHWALHESETFKDITFVLADAQLYKNVTWVVGDAGCGKTTAAIDYRKKHRNVFYILCSEDMKKSDFVREIAKQVGAPTDGTNLRDMLEYAISMIAFLNNPLIIFDEGDKLTDSVFNYFISIYNRLEGHSGIVFFSTDYIKRRMENGLRYNKKGYKEINSRIGRRFFDLTATTRNDIFAICRANGLIDEGEIKKVLKDAEASENDLRRVKRFVHSRKRRIDEQKRKGDAE from the coding sequence ATGAAAGATTTAAGCATAGAAGATAAAAACGCCATCCGTGACGCTCTTAGTGCCTATTGTGACAATTATTTGTCACGCAACCGTGCGGCGGAAAGCCTCAATGGCGTGAGTGCCGCCACCGTATCTACCATATTAAACAGCAAGTACGTCAGTATTTCCGATGATATGTTTATCCGTATTGCCACGCAGATCGGTTTTAGCTTTGAACACTGGGCACTACACGAAAGCGAGACATTCAAGGATATTACTTTTGTACTGGCAGATGCCCAATTGTACAAGAATGTCACCTGGGTGGTCGGCGATGCCGGATGCGGGAAGACTACCGCGGCCATTGATTACCGTAAGAAACACCGCAACGTGTTCTATATCCTTTGTTCGGAAGATATGAAGAAAAGCGACTTTGTCCGTGAAATAGCCAAACAGGTGGGAGCGCCGACTGACGGAACGAATCTCCGCGATATGCTTGAGTATGCCATCAGTATGATCGCCTTTCTGAATAATCCTCTTATCATCTTTGATGAAGGTGATAAACTGACCGATTCGGTTTTCAATTATTTCATCTCTATATATAATCGCCTTGAAGGTCATTCCGGTATTGTCTTTTTCTCTACAGACTACATCAAACGCCGGATGGAAAACGGATTGCGATACAATAAGAAAGGTTATAAAGAAATCAATTCCCGCATCGGTCGTCGGTTCTTCGATCTTACAGCTACCACGCGGAATGATATTTTTGCTATTTGCCGTGCGAATGGGCTGATCGATGAAGGGGAGATAAAAAAGGTACTGAAAGATGCGGAAGCCAGCGAAAACGACCTTCGCAGGGTGAAGCGTTTTGTCCATTCCCGTAAACGTCGTATTGATGAACAGAAAAGGAAAGGAGACGCGGAATAA
- a CDS encoding DUF4494 domain-containing protein — MAMHTWFECRIRYEKVMDNGMQKKVTEPYLVDALSFTEAEARIIEEMTPFISGEFTVSDIKRANYSELFPSNDEQDDRWFKCKLAFITLDEKSGAEKCTSTYVLVQASDLDRAKKNLDEAMKGTLADYQVPSVTETAIMDVYPYTASDNELEFRE; from the coding sequence ATGGCAATGCACACATGGTTTGAATGCCGTATCCGTTATGAAAAAGTAATGGATAACGGAATGCAGAAGAAAGTAACCGAACCCTATCTGGTGGACGCTCTCAGTTTTACGGAAGCGGAAGCGAGGATCATTGAAGAGATGACGCCGTTCATCAGCGGTGAGTTTACCGTATCGGACATAAAGCGCGCTAATTACAGTGAACTGTTCCCCAGCAATGACGAACAGGATGACCGCTGGTTCAAGTGCAAACTGGCCTTCATTACTCTTGATGAAAAGAGCGGGGCGGAAAAATGCACTTCCACTTACGTGCTGGTACAGGCTTCCGATCTTGACCGCGCCAAGAAGAACCTTGACGAGGCGATGAAAGGGACGCTGGCGGATTATCAGGTTCCGTCGGTGACGGAAACGGCTATCATGGATGTTTATCCGTACACGGCATCAGATAACGAACTGGAATTTAGAGAATGA
- a CDS encoding helix-turn-helix domain-containing protein gives MRKNREIDQAIAILRKKGDKTSMIQAEVLQERHTEVWVFEHYVRDVSEGNRDEAAYCAAREAALFLTGKLELETLIPDVSKYGAVRLPDTPKKISSEALLRRIEKLEILVEELLDERRRRCAYKKMPESYSRADFLIQQKAYEYIGCSRGTLKSWTDKGLVTGYRKGTKVYYSKSELDASPTVRNFMNINHKIG, from the coding sequence ATGAGAAAGAATCGGGAAATAGACCAAGCGATTGCCATTCTACGTAAGAAAGGTGATAAGACCAGCATGATTCAGGCGGAAGTTCTGCAAGAACGGCATACGGAAGTCTGGGTGTTTGAGCATTATGTCCGCGATGTGTCGGAAGGGAATAGGGATGAAGCTGCTTACTGTGCGGCTCGTGAGGCGGCGCTGTTTCTGACCGGAAAATTAGAATTAGAGACATTGATACCGGATGTCTCAAAGTACGGGGCTGTACGGCTTCCGGATACTCCGAAGAAAATTTCTTCAGAGGCGCTTCTTCGCCGTATTGAAAAACTGGAAATTCTTGTGGAGGAATTATTGGATGAACGTCGGAGACGGTGTGCCTACAAAAAGATGCCGGAAAGTTATAGCCGTGCAGATTTCCTTATCCAGCAAAAGGCGTATGAATATATCGGCTGCAGTAGAGGAACCTTAAAATCATGGACGGACAAGGGACTGGTTACCGGATATCGTAAAGGGACTAAGGTCTATTATAGCAAAAGTGAATTGGATGCTAGTCCCACAGTCCGAAATTTCATGAATATCAATCATAAAATCGGGTAA
- a CDS encoding DDE-type integrase/transposase/recombinase gives MEMFGNIRCVTFAELVTQGGILSKPNYKKKVREGKIKPLTIGGNGRKVLIDYVSLYKPIKDAYDAKFPDAEQRMKEQIKEEIMSEALRSDSKAVEFYRDRYKLADGSGLADKKQAEYVLNAQVMNEMIRVESEMVSRHRKSGYSHPKEVWETVLGTCEKLRGMYRHTLPSNAARLREKFTAYKKYGYEVLVSRKNGNQNTRKVGPMEGRLLLKLKRSKFPIYNDSQIFEEFNRQAVERGLKPVKSMTTLRNYLNDPAVMPLWFAAVYGMQKWKSKYSSLLKTQLPQMRDALWYSDGTKLNLYYRNEAGKMCTTSVYEVMDAYSETLIGYDIAPKETFDSQYRAFRMAVDFAGVRPYEIVNDNQGGHTKLAAQGFFNKIAILHKPTMPYNGQSKTIESAFGRFQQQILHKIWYFTGQNVTTKKMNSKPNLEFIEQNAYALPTLAEVKEIYRQCRAEWNNAAHPATGIARIDMYRMSENPETVPVQPVDMIQMFWLTSAKEVTYTNAGLKIEIDKRKYEYDVYAEDGLRNEQWALRNTGRKFRVMYDPMDMTVVELWEVTGSGLKYSASATPRVVISRATQERTTEETSFMHRTVNQNKETMALVQLSTEDFDLNEAIAAELFNLSTPQPKNVSKKKMKEVREKYEAGTLQSPVSLPEKLVMEEEDEDMELGYSTTGEYTKVTSNLTFEDVTSSRYDRM, from the coding sequence ATGGAAATGTTTGGTAATATACGGTGTGTGACTTTCGCTGAGCTGGTGACTCAGGGAGGAATCCTGAGTAAGCCGAACTATAAGAAGAAGGTACGTGAGGGAAAGATAAAACCCCTGACGATTGGAGGAAACGGACGTAAGGTTCTCATCGATTACGTCTCCCTTTACAAACCCATCAAAGACGCTTACGACGCCAAATTCCCGGACGCGGAACAACGGATGAAAGAACAAATCAAAGAAGAAATCATGAGTGAGGCTTTAAGAAGTGACAGCAAAGCTGTCGAATTCTACCGTGACAGATATAAATTAGCCGACGGTAGTGGTTTGGCCGACAAGAAGCAGGCCGAATATGTACTGAACGCGCAGGTGATGAATGAGATGATCCGCGTTGAAAGCGAAATGGTGTCGCGGCATAGGAAAAGCGGTTATTCACATCCGAAGGAAGTATGGGAAACCGTGCTGGGTACATGTGAAAAACTTCGTGGAATGTATCGGCATACGCTTCCATCCAACGCGGCCCGTCTTCGTGAAAAGTTTACTGCTTATAAGAAATACGGGTATGAAGTCCTGGTCAGTCGCAAGAACGGGAATCAGAATACCCGTAAGGTTGGACCAATGGAAGGACGTCTGTTGTTGAAACTGAAACGTAGCAAATTTCCTATATATAACGATTCGCAGATATTTGAGGAGTTCAACCGCCAGGCTGTAGAACGTGGTCTTAAACCTGTCAAGTCAATGACTACTCTCAGGAATTATTTGAATGATCCCGCTGTAATGCCACTCTGGTTTGCTGCCGTATATGGTATGCAGAAGTGGAAATCGAAATATTCATCGCTGTTAAAGACGCAGCTTCCGCAGATGCGTGATGCCCTTTGGTATTCGGATGGTACGAAACTGAACCTGTATTACCGGAATGAAGCCGGAAAGATGTGCACCACTTCCGTCTACGAAGTGATGGATGCCTATAGTGAGACATTGATAGGTTACGACATCGCTCCGAAAGAAACATTCGACAGCCAGTATCGCGCATTCCGTATGGCGGTAGATTTTGCAGGTGTCCGTCCATACGAAATAGTCAATGACAATCAAGGTGGTCATACCAAACTTGCCGCACAGGGCTTTTTTAATAAGATTGCCATTTTGCACAAGCCCACTATGCCATATAACGGACAGAGTAAGACGATTGAAAGTGCCTTTGGACGTTTTCAACAGCAGATACTCCATAAAATATGGTATTTCACAGGTCAGAACGTGACAACCAAGAAGATGAACAGCAAGCCCAACCTTGAGTTTATAGAGCAAAACGCATACGCATTGCCCACGTTGGCAGAAGTGAAGGAGATCTACCGTCAATGTCGTGCCGAATGGAACAATGCCGCTCACCCGGCTACGGGAATAGCGCGTATTGATATGTATCGCATGAGTGAGAATCCGGAAACCGTACCGGTTCAGCCTGTAGATATGATACAGATGTTTTGGCTGACAAGTGCCAAGGAGGTGACTTATACCAATGCCGGGCTGAAAATAGAGATTGACAAGCGGAAATATGAGTACGATGTCTACGCTGAAGACGGCCTGCGCAACGAGCAATGGGCACTTCGCAATACCGGACGTAAGTTTAGGGTTATGTACGATCCGATGGATATGACTGTCGTAGAGCTTTGGGAGGTGACCGGATCGGGACTGAAATACAGTGCAAGCGCTACTCCACGGGTTGTTATCAGCCGTGCGACACAGGAACGTACTACCGAAGAAACTTCGTTCATGCACCGGACAGTCAATCAGAATAAAGAGACAATGGCTTTGGTACAACTCAGTACGGAAGATTTTGATTTGAACGAAGCTATCGCAGCCGAGCTGTTCAATCTCTCCACTCCGCAACCGAAGAATGTGAGCAAAAAGAAAATGAAAGAAGTGCGTGAGAAGTATGAAGCCGGAACACTGCAATCTCCTGTTTCCCTGCCGGAAAAACTAGTCATGGAGGAAGAGGATGAAGATATGGAACTGGGCTATTCCACAACCGGAGAATATACCAAGGTCACTTCGAATCTAACCTTCGAGGACGTAACCTCTTCCCGTTACGATCGGATGTAA
- a CDS encoding DUF3164 domain-containing protein, which produces MDISNLSREERAKLLRELKEEENREKISRREAFEAIQTKFTFDVKTRFMEYLQHGKDFMAWLRGESESYMDVLKEYGKLKRDEQIGFSVRDEDFKMTVKGCRVKGFDDRADVAEKRLVDFLNEWIGKTDDTRKNPMYKLAMKMIQRNEAGDLDYKSISALYDLEEDFNNPEYSDIMSLFRESNTVEGTVIKFYFERKDKYNNWSKVEPSFNRM; this is translated from the coding sequence ATGGACATCAGTAATTTATCAAGAGAGGAACGGGCAAAGCTGCTCCGTGAACTCAAGGAAGAGGAGAACAGAGAGAAAATCAGCCGTCGTGAAGCTTTTGAAGCGATACAGACGAAGTTTACGTTCGACGTGAAGACACGTTTCATGGAGTATCTGCAACACGGTAAGGACTTTATGGCATGGTTGCGTGGAGAGTCGGAAAGCTATATGGATGTGCTCAAAGAGTACGGCAAACTCAAGCGTGACGAACAGATCGGTTTCAGCGTGCGTGACGAAGATTTTAAAATGACCGTTAAGGGCTGCCGGGTAAAAGGCTTCGACGACCGTGCGGACGTGGCGGAGAAACGCCTGGTCGATTTCCTGAACGAATGGATCGGGAAAACCGACGACACCCGGAAGAATCCGATGTACAAGCTGGCCATGAAGATGATCCAGCGTAATGAAGCGGGCGACCTTGATTATAAATCCATTTCCGCCCTGTATGATTTGGAAGAAGACTTCAATAACCCGGAATACTCGGATATCATGTCTCTTTTCCGTGAAAGCAATACCGTTGAGGGTACCGTTATCAAGTTCTACTTCGAACGGAAGGATAAGTATAACAACTGGTCCAAGGTGGAACCGTCTTTCAACCGGATGTAA